The sequence CCAGAACGTCAACTCCTACGGGCGCGACCTCGCGCTGGCCCGCCGCCGGGCGGGGGAGCAGGTGCCGGCCCGCCCCATGTTCGCCGAGCTTCTGCGCGCCGTCGGCACTGTCGAGGGCATCCGCCGTGTCCGCTACACCAGCCCGCACCCGAAGGATCTGCGGGCCGAGACGATCGCGGCGATGGCCGAGTCGCCGGCCGTGTGCGAGCACCTGCACCTGCCGCTGCAGTCGGGCAGCGACGCTGTGCTGGCCGCCATGCATCGGGGCTACACCGCCGAGCGCTACCTCGAGCGGTTGGCAGCGGCCCGGCGGGAGATCCCCGACCTGGCCGTCAGCACCGACATCATCGTGGGCTTCCCCGGCGAGACCGAGGAGGACTTCGCCGCCACGCTCGGGGTGGTGGCCGAGGCGGGGTTCGACAGCGCCTTCACGTTCGTGTTCTCGCCGCGCCCGGGGACCGAGGCGGCCGGGTTGGTGGACAGGTTCGTGGACCCCGGCACCGTGACCGAGCGCTACGAGCGGCTGCGCGCCGTCGTGGAGCGCTCCGCCCGGCGCCGCCACGAGGCTCGCGCCGGCCTCCGGGAGGAGGTGCTGGTGGAGGGACCCAGCAAGACCCGCCCCGAGTTGCTCAGCGGGCGCACCCGCCAGAACAAGCTCGTGCACTTCTCGGCGGGCACTGCGCTGCGCCCGGGCTCCTTCGTGGACGTGGACGTGACCGGCGCCGGGGCGCACTACCTGCTCGGCGAGTTCGTGGCCGTGCGCGCCACCCCGGCGCGCCGCGAGCGCATCCCGGTGGTCGCCGCCTGAACGGCGAGCGCAGGGGATGGCCAACGGGAAGAACGACGGCTTCTGGGCCCGGCTCGCCATCGTCGGTCCGACAGCCTCGGGCAAGTCGATGCTGGCGGCGGAGTTGGCCCGCAGGCGGCCACCCGCCGAACTGCTGTCGATGGACGCCATGGCCGTGTACCGGCACATGGACATCGGCACTGGCAGCCCCACCGCCGAGGAGATGGCCGAGCTGCGTCATCACGGCATCGATTTGGTGGACGCCGCGAGCGAGTATTCCGTGGGGGCGTATCTGGCGGCCGTGCGCCCGGTTGTGAACACGCACGTGGGCCGCGGCACCTCACTGGTGGCGGTCGGTGGGACGGGACTCTACGCCCGCGCCGTCGTGGACGATCTGGAGATGCCCGGCGCGTATCCCGAGGTTCGAGCTGAACTGGAGGCGGAGCCCGACACGACGTCTCTCTACGAGGGGCTGAGGGGCTGCGATCCTCTTGCCGCCGAGCGAACCGGTCCGGTGAATCGCCGCCGCATCATCCGCGCTCTCGAGGTCGCGGTCGGCAGCGGCCGGCCGTTCTCGTCCTACGGGCAGGGGCTCAGGCGCTACGGGCCCACGCTCTTCACGCAGGTCGGGTTGCGGCTGCCCCGCCCGCTGCTGGATGCGCGCATCGCCGAGCGCTTCCGCGAGCAGCTCGACGCCGGCTTCCTCGACGAGGTGCGCCGGCTGCGGGATGCCCCGATGCCCCTGTCGCGTACCGCCCGCTGTGCGCTCGGCTACCGGGAGCTGCTCGACCACCTCGACGGCCGCTGCAGCCTGGCCGAGGCGACAGAGGTGGCGGTACAGCGCACCCGCCGCTTCGCCCGGCGCCAGGAACGCTGGTTCCGCCGTGATCCTCGCATAACGTGGCTGGATGTCCAGGAGGATCCGTGGGAGGTCTTCGGTGACCTCATGGAGATTTTCGAGCGATCCCGGATCTGAGACCGGCCCGATGAGCACGAGTGGGAGTGT comes from bacterium and encodes:
- the miaB gene encoding tRNA (N6-isopentenyl adenosine(37)-C2)-methylthiotransferase MiaB: MSGDGVSGEGRYFIRTFGCQMNEHDSARVAGLLEADGMLPAAEPRDADVVVVNTCCIREKADQKLYAYLGGLKALKRARPGMQIAVGGCLAQKDRDVVRVRAPHVDVVFGTHNVHRAAELLARAAQDGPIVEILSEAVRADAEAFPSALGVRRDLPHSAWVTIQVGCDNSCAFCIVPAVRGPEISRPFETLREEVAELARNGVVEITLLGQNVNSYGRDLALARRRAGEQVPARPMFAELLRAVGTVEGIRRVRYTSPHPKDLRAETIAAMAESPAVCEHLHLPLQSGSDAVLAAMHRGYTAERYLERLAAARREIPDLAVSTDIIVGFPGETEEDFAATLGVVAEAGFDSAFTFVFSPRPGTEAAGLVDRFVDPGTVTERYERLRAVVERSARRRHEARAGLREEVLVEGPSKTRPELLSGRTRQNKLVHFSAGTALRPGSFVDVDVTGAGAHYLLGEFVAVRATPARRERIPVVAA
- the miaA gene encoding tRNA (adenosine(37)-N6)-dimethylallyltransferase MiaA, whose product is MANGKNDGFWARLAIVGPTASGKSMLAAELARRRPPAELLSMDAMAVYRHMDIGTGSPTAEEMAELRHHGIDLVDAASEYSVGAYLAAVRPVVNTHVGRGTSLVAVGGTGLYARAVVDDLEMPGAYPEVRAELEAEPDTTSLYEGLRGCDPLAAERTGPVNRRRIIRALEVAVGSGRPFSSYGQGLRRYGPTLFTQVGLRLPRPLLDARIAERFREQLDAGFLDEVRRLRDAPMPLSRTARCALGYRELLDHLDGRCSLAEATEVAVQRTRRFARRQERWFRRDPRITWLDVQEDPWEVFGDLMEIFERSRI